From one Melospiza melodia melodia isolate bMelMel2 chromosome 4, bMelMel2.pri, whole genome shotgun sequence genomic stretch:
- the LOC134417774 gene encoding tetraspanin-7-like, translating into MTLLKLSLMAFSFVFWAAGLTMLIIGLWAKVSLGSYLALSASGYPSAPTILLATGVAVIIWGFLGCFGAATEHRGLLRAYSAFLAAVLAAGLAAGLSALLYRQTLAQGFQEGLRRALLAYGEDDGVADALDALQRALSCCGVESYRDWLRSPWALGQNGSVPLSCCRARRGCQRRPPDARWLHRDGCFGRVSAFVGSNLYCVATAALGLALLQLVGIVLACLLAARVPAHLLGIATPR; encoded by the coding sequence ATGACGCTGCTCAAGCTGTCCCTCATGGCCTTCAGCTTCGTCTTCTGGGCAGCGGGGCTGACCATGCTCATCATCGGCCTCtgggccaaggtgtctctgggcaGTTACTTAGCGCTGTCGGCCAGCGGCTACCCCAGCGCCCCCACCATCCTCTTGGCCACCGGCGTCGCTGTCATCATCTGGGGCTTCCTGGGATGCTTCGGCGCCGCTACGGAGCACCGGGGACTCCTGCGCGCCTACAGCGCCTTCCTGGCGGCCGTGCTGGCGGCCGGGCTGGCGGCCGGGCTCTCGGCGCTGCTGTACCGCCAGACCCTGGCGCAGGGCTTCCAGGAGGGGCTGCGCCGGGCGCTGCTGGCCTACGGGGAGGACGACGGCGTGGCGGACGCCCTGGACGCCCTGCAGCGAGCCTTGTCCTGCTGCGGCGTGGAGAGCTACCGCGACTGGCTGCGCTCGCCCTGGGCGCTGGGGCAGAACGGCTCGGTGCCCCTCAGCTGCTGCCGGGCCCGCCGCGGCTGCCAGCGCCGCCCGCCCGACGCGCGCTGGCTGCACCGCGACGGCTGCTTCGGCAGGGTGTCCGCCTTCGTCGGCAGCAACCTGTACTGTGTCGCCAccgctgccctggggctggcactgctgcagctcgTCGGCATCGTGCTGGCCTGCCTGCTGGCTGCCCGCGTCCCTGCCCACCTGCTGGGCATCGCCACCCCTCGCTGA